A genome region from Platichthys flesus chromosome 12, fPlaFle2.1, whole genome shotgun sequence includes the following:
- the LOC133966528 gene encoding polycomb group RING finger protein 5-B-like, whose amino-acid sequence MAATGRKHFVRDFNHFITCYLCRGYLIKPTTVTECLHTFCKSCIVQHFEDSNDCPRCGIQVHETNPLEMLRLDNTLEEIIFKLVPGLREEEEQRELEFWRRNQKENGQGALRRQRFGLPDVGGEAGGEDDDGGDEDFHRSDPQIAICLDCLRNTAPSGDSSVSDLMKRFIRCSSRVTVGTIKKFLSLKLKLPSSYELDVLCNGEIMGRDHTLEFIYMTRWRLHGENTYPMVLEYRPRIDFG is encoded by the exons ATGGCCGCCACCGGGAGGAAGCACTTTGTGAGAGACTTTAATCACTTCATCACGTGTTACCTGTGTCGAGGTTACCTGATCAAACCCACCACCGTCACCGAGTGCCTGCACACCT TTTGTAAGAGCTGCATCGTTCAGCACTTTGAGGACAGTAACGATTGTCCCAGATGTGGCATCCAGGTCCACGAGACCAACCCCCTGGAGATGCTCAG GTTGGACAACACCCTGGAGGAGATCATCTTCAAGCTGGTGCCCGGACTCAGAGAAG AAGAGGAGCAGCGAGAACTGGAGTTCTGGAGGAGGAACCAGAAAGAGAACGGGCAAG gagccCTGAGGCGTCAGAGGTTCGGGCTTCCTGATGTCGGAGGTGAAGCTGGTGGAGAAGACGATGATGGCGGCGATGAGGACTTCCACAGGAGTGACCCTCAGATCGCCatctgtctggactgtctgcgGAACACGGCGCCGTCTGGAGACAGCTCGGTCTCG GATCTGATGAAGAGGTTCATCCGCTGCTCCAGTCGCGTTACCGTCGGAACCATTAAGAAGTTTCTCAGTCTGAAGCTGAAGCTGCCGAGTTCTTATGAG CTGGACGTTCTGTGTAACGGGGAGATCATGGGCAGAGATCACACTCTGGAGTTCATCTACATGACGCGCTGGAGGCTCCACGGAGAGAAC ACGTATCCCATGGTTCTGGAGTACCGGCCCCGAATCGACTTCGGCTGA